CTTACGTTCAGAATTCGATTTAGCAACTAATGTCTTATCGTTACGAATACGGGGAACACAAACAGTAACTTTTAATTTACAACAAGAACCAGAGGCGGTTTGTAGCTGGCTAGAAAAGTACTTTGCTTTTCCTGTCAAAATAAAGCAGAATTTAAGCATGGGGTTTCCCGATGATACAGTTTCTCCTGGGGCAACTATAGTTAGTACTGCAACCTTAGAAGCGATCGCCTCTTGGTATCCTGAACTAAATACAGAAGATATTCGTCGTCGCTTTCGCGCCAACATTGAAATTGCTGGTGTACCTGCTTTTTGGGAAGATAGACTGTTTACCACCCCAGAACAAACGGTTAAGTTTAAAGTCGGTAATGTAGAGTTTATGGGCGTAAATCCCTGTCAACGCTGTGTTGTTATTACCCGCGATCCCGAAACGGGAAAATCATATCCAAAATTTCAAAAGACCTTTATCGATCAAAGGAAAAAAACTTTACCTGAATGGGCAGAGCGATCGCATTTTAATCATTTTTTTCGTTTAGCAATTAATACTAGGCTACCTGCAACTGAAGCGGGAAAGGTAATTGAGATAGGAGATATAGCCGTACAAAGTTAAATAATAGACAAGCCTAGTTAACCGTTCTTAGGTAATAGGTAATAAGTGTCCTAACTGAAATATGTATTGCTATATCGTATTTTTGCAGCTATAAAAAATTCATTTTGAATCTAAGCTATTAGGCAAAAGCCATTTTATCAGCTTGGCTACTAGCAAACCAGAAATTAAACCTATAACATTAGCTACTAAATCTTTAAATTCACAGTAGCGGTTGACATATGGTTGCAACAACTCAATAACGCCACTCCAACAAACGAAAAAAACGCCAATCATCAGCCAATATTTGGGTTTCCTCAACGCCGTAGGCAACATTAACACCCCATAAGCAATAAAATGGTGAATCTTATCACTACCTGGTACAGCAGGCAGTTGGGATAGTGGACGAAGAGATAAAACAGTTATGATTGTCAGAATAAAAAGTGTGGTAGATATCCAGTATCTTCTAATAAAGTTTAATAGTGCAATCATTAGCAATAACTCGGAATCTAGTTTAAACAAGTTTCAAGAGTAACATTCGGACTACTAAAAATAGTCTATTAATACTTTTTCTGTTGGATTTTGTAAGGGTTCATTTTTGATGGATAATTAGAGATAGAATAAAAAGCCTGAAAGCATAATGCTGATGGCTTTTATAATCCAAACTAGAGCTATTTCATTCTCACGCTTCTCTAACAAACAAAATCCGTTTAAACGGACTTGAGATTTTTCGGTACATTCGATTCAGAATGAAATAGTCCTGAAACCAAACTGATCCTGGCTAGATATTTTTATGACCACTACACCCCTTACTTGGCAACAACTATCAGAACTTACAGATTTCAAGCTAGATACGGTCAACGGCTTGACTAATTCTCAAGCTACCCTGCGTCTATTTTGTCAGACAGAAGCGGATATTCGCGTCACTTTATATCGGGATAATCATGCTTGGTGTCCTTACTGCCAAAAGATTTGGCTGTGGCTAGAAGAAAAGCGCATACCTTACCGTATCAAAAAGATAACTATGTTTTGTTATGGCAAAAAAGAAAGCTGGTATAAGCAGCAAGTACCATCGGGAATGTTACCTGCTCTTGAACTAGACGGACAAATAATTACCGAAAGCGATGATATTCTAATTGCTCTAGAACAAGCTTTTGGGGTTTTGTATTTGGGTATGCAAGATCCAAAGGTTTTGCCGTTAAGACGTTTGGAAAGATTATTATTTAGAGCTTGGTGTAGTTGGCTATGTCAGCGAGCCATATTTCCTGGACAAGAAAAAAATAGCCGTCAACAATTTATTGAAGCAATTGGTCTAGTAGAAGAAGCTATAGCTAACACTCCATCTCCATACTTTTTAGCAGAGTTTAGTACCGCCGACGTAATTTTTACTCCTTATGTAGAAAGAATGAATGCTAGTCTTTACTACTATAAAGGCTATTCAATCAGAGATGAAAATTCGCGTATGTCTGCGTGGTTTGAGGCAATGGAAAGCCGAACTACCTACCGTGGTACGCAAAGTGATTTTCATACCCATGTTCATGACCTACCGCCACAGATGGGAGGATGTTATGCTAACTGTGAATCTCAAACTCTGCTTAACCAAGAAAAAGTAGACCGTGGTTCTTGGTTTGGACTACCTGATGTGACTTACCCTGAACCTGAAACCTCAAGGGCTGAGGCTTTGCAACGAGTAATCAAACATCGCCATAATATTATCAAAGTCAATCCTGCTGACGATCGCCTGTTTGATGAGGCTCTGCGGTGTGCTTTAACCAACATGATGACAGGGAAAACCTGCACTCCACCTTTAGGCTCGGATGTAGCTTTAAGATACCTAAGAGATAGAATCAATGTCCCTAGAGATATGTCTATCTACGCTGCCAAAAGACTGCGCTCGGCATTAGAAGATACTGCTGCCTTAGTAGGCGATCGCCAGCCAGAACTCATTCCCGTTAGACATCGTTACGATCAAAATCCTGTTAATTTTGCTTTTGGCTAACCACAAGTATATAAACAGAATTTGGTCGGTAGTGTTGCAAAAACTTGGAAGAAAGTTGTAGTATAATTAAACTTTAATTTACTACCAAATTAGACGAACTCAGAGAAACCATTCAAATGGCATCACTTTCAAGGAGAGATTATTTTACTCTGCCTCAGATGGTATCTCGGTCATCCCTTAAGTTATTGCACCCTCGTCAGAGATGATAGCAGAAAGAGGATTGTCAATTGAGCAGACGACTATTTACCGATGGGTAGTAGCCTACTCAACTGAAATAAATCAACGTTGTCGAAAATATTTACGCCCGACAAATGATTCAACCGAAGGTATTGCGCAAACAACAAATCGAAGAACAGTTGAGAAATTTCTATCAAAACCGTTCCCAGGCTGATATTGAATTTGAAAAAGAGTGGGTAGAGGAAACGCAAGAACAAGCGATCGCTGCTTGGGAAGAATTTCCTTGGGATGAATCTAAATAAAATATGAGTAGTGAAGATTTCCCCCGTCAGCGACAGGTTTATTTATCCAAGACTCTAAAACAGTTTGGGGATATAAAGAAACGTCCTGTGGTAGTGGTTTCGATAGATATCCGCAATCAATATAGTTTTACTGTCTTGGTTGTCTCTTTCTCTAGCGATACTTCTGATGCAGCTAATCCTAGCCGTGTCTTAATTGACCAAGCAGAAGGGGGGCTAAATGCTAAATCGGTAGCGATGTGCGATGTTATGACCAATATAAAGAAACGCTATCTCGAACGTAGACCTCATGGCGAAATGACCCCTAGCTCATTCGCCCGTATTCAAAGGGCAATTCAAATTGCGATCGGGATTTATTAACTGAAGTATGAGGCATGATCTACAAAGAGCAGTTTATTTGGAAAAAAGCAGTTGACTTATCGGTACGTTGTTACAAGTTAACTGAGTATTTTCCTAAAAGCGAAATATATGGAATGACCAGTCAAATCCGAAGAAGTTCTGTTTCTATTGCTAGCACCCTCGTCAATCGCATCTAAGCGACTAAAGCCTTAGATGCGGACAAGCGCGAAAAGCCGTTGGGGGGGGTACCTCTTTCTCACCGCTATTCCACTCTCGCGGTGTTGGTTTCGGTCATGCGGCTTTTTTAAGGCGGCTTTCCTGTGACCAAGGACTTGTCCGCAGGTAGCTTCCCACCCAACCTCGACAGTTCCTTCAACGCGGGGAAGCCGCGCAACGGACTCAGATGCGGACGAAGCGTTTTTTCTCGCAACGGGGGGAACCCCAAGGGTTCAGCAGTTTCGCAGGGCGGGGTACCGCCCAAGTCGCGTCTAGCGACAGGCTCTGGAGAGCCTCGCCTAACGGGAGGAAAGTCGGCACGTTCCAACGTGCGCTGCTTTGCAGCCTGCAGCGGGGGAACCCCGCCACCCTCAGCAATAGCGCTACTCGGAGGGAACCTCCGCAACGCTTTGCTTCGCAACGAACTGCTTCACCGCAACGCAACTGTCTCGCAAAACGCGCCGTGTGTGAATCTTCATACAACGGGTGAGTGGAATATGCTTCCGCGGACGCTTCGTCCGCCGCCTTCCCAAAGGGAAGTCGAAGCTCTCCAGAGCTTGAAGCATTTCCTCACCCCAAAACGCGCCGTACAAAGAGCGACTGCTGAAACCTTTAGGGGTTCTCGACCCACCGCGCTGACTCGCAATATCGCCGAGGGATATGGAAGACAAAACCAAAAAGAATATTTAAGATTTTTACGAATAGCTCTGGGTTCTGCAAGAGAATTAAACACTCAATTAATTATTTCCCTAAGAGTAGAATTAACAAAAAGCAATTATATAGAATCCGTTTTAAAAGATTCAGACGAAATTCAAAGATTGTTAGTTACAACAATTAGTAAAGTATCAAATTAAACTTCTTCCTTCATACCTCATACTTCGTACTTCACCATGAATAAAACTATAAAACTATAGAATTACCGACTGGCAAAATTATCGATTTAAATCGCTTCGTTGCTTTAGTACCTGATGAGAAAACAGAAAATAAGCAATATCATTTAGTTTTAGAAGGTTGAGCAAACTGTTGAACCCTTTAGGGGCAGATGCGGGGGGTACCCCTTTCTCACCGCTATTCCACTCTCGCGGTGGGGGTCAGGTGCGGCTCACGCCTTCCTCCCATGAGCCATCGCTTCAACAAAGGCGTGAGCCGCATGTAGCCGTTGCGAGTCAGCGCGTTGGGGAGGGGCTGTTCCTGTGGGTCAGTTGCGGCTAAAGCCTTACTCGCAGGATTTATAAGCCCCGTCGGGTTCCCCGACTTGAGCAAAGGCACGAACCCGAAGGGGGGTTCCCCCCGTCTTCTGCGACTGACGAGGGCGAGGCATCTCGGCAAGAAGCTCTTTGTCTTGCTGATTAAAAGTCAGCGGGGTCGCACCGCTTTTTTCAGCTCTTTCATCAATGTGTGAGTACTAATTGAAAGGACTCTTGCAGTATTTCTAATTTCACTGCCATTAACTGCCATTTCAATAATCTTTTGTTTCACTTCAGGTTTATAGCCATGATTCGTATAATCAGCTATAAAAGTGCCACGAAGACATTCTTGATTTTGGCGAAGATAGAGTTGCTTTGCTTGACCTGTTTTTCCATTTCTTACCACATCCGTAGATTTACCACTAGGACAACTCACCGCCATTCAAACCGTCATTCAACCAACATCCTTAATTAATATTTTAGGGAGCAACTACTTTTACATATCTATCTATAGTTTATCGACACTTTGACTACACTACCAAAAGCGACTACTAAACCCGAAGGGTTGTTCGCCCTGACAAGATGTGTCGTATTCTATTTTTTATTTGGTATTAGATAGTAAAGCAGATTAGTATCAGCTTTACAAAGAGAAAGAGTTGCAGTAATGATAATACCATTCAAAACCCTTATGTTATAAGCTTTATACAGTATGAGCGCGGGGTGACTCGAACACCCGACCTACAGGACCGGAACCTGTTGCTCTATCCACTGAGCCACGCGCCCCTAATCAATTTAACGGAAAAACTATTTTTCAAAAACAGGCTTCCATAAAAAATTAATAGCACTTCAATTCATTCTAACTTTATTCTATGTCTAAGACCTAAGTACAGGACAAAAACTTTAAGGATTGAAGAAATTCAGATTGTTTTAAATCTAAATCAGTAACAATTGACCGTAAGTAATCCAAACCGTAACGAAAAATGCTCTTAGCCAATCTTCCATGTTTTTTTACTTTTATTGGTTGATGTTGATGTAACCATTCACCTGTTTTAATCGCCCAACATAAAGCGAGAGACATCAAAGCGACGAGCTTACTCAATCGCTTTGAATCTGTAAAATGAGTAGATTCAAGACAAAATCCTCTAGTTTTAAACATTCCAAATAAAGTTTCAATTCCCCATCGTTTTCCATAGTCAGAGATAGCTGTTGAGGAAGAATCTGGAGAGACAATAATCAGTAACTCACCATCGTCTAGACGTAGAGCAGAAACATAAACAGAACGTCCCCAAAACCATTTACGACCAGATAGAACTTGACTCTGACCTGGTTTTAAGTTGGCAAAGATAATTGAGGCTCTCAATTGTTTGTTTCCATCACAAAGGCGATCGCTTCTTGATTCAGTCGCTATAACGGGTTACAAACCCGCAACGCGCTGAATCGCTTTTTCGGATTCTCAATCGAAAAGCAATAGTCGGTTCAATTAGGAGATAAGTCAACCATTGCTTGCCTACAAATTCGCGCTCGCCAGTTAAATAAGCTACTTGAGCATGAGGAAATATTTGATAAAATTTGTCGAGTAAATCCATCCGTTCATCGCTGTTAGAGTTGCCTTTTTTATCCAACATTTTCCAAACTACTGGATATGCCACGCCTTCACGAACCACCCCCAGCATCAAAATATTAAATCTAGTTTTTCCAAATGACCACTCAGTTCTGTCTGTGCTGAGAATCCAAGGTTGGGGTATGTTCATAATACCGATTATTGTTTTGGCAATCACAGCATAATCTAGAGCGAAATTGCGAAAGAATCTTTGTAAACGCTTATAGCTAGAGTCTGTTTGTGCCTTACTACGAAAACCTGTTGCTAGCTCAGTTAGATTAATGGTTTTTACTCTCAGCAGAGCAACGCCGAACAAAGCGAGGAAATTTAGTCTTGCCCCATGCCATCCTAAATGAGGCAAAGAGAGCTTGTCGAAGTAAGTTAATCTGATTCATAGGGTTCGATTTTAGTGTAGTTACTTTTAATCAAACCCTTTTCCTGTTTACTTTTGCAAGTTTGTCATCTCTTTTTTGTCCCTTACAGAGGTCTAAGACAGGCTTCGTCCGTTTAGGAGTACGTATCGCCAGGGGTTTCCCCTGGCGTTTATGAGCGTGGGCTAGGTGGAACTTAGTTCCACATCTAGAAGCACGCGCTTTGTCGGACGTGGCGGAGTAATCCGTTACAAGAAAAAGCTTAAACTACCATTTCAACAAATTAAATTGTTCCATGTCGATAGTATCACGGTTGCGATAAATAGCCAGCACAATTGCCAAACCAACAGCAGCTTCTGCGGCTGCTACCGTAATGACAAATACTGAAAATACCTGACCTCTAATGTTGCTAGGGTCTAAATAGTTAGAGAATCCCACTAAATTTAGATTAACGGCATTAAGCATCAATTCAATTGACATCAAAACTCTTACCGCATTACGGCTGGTAATCAAACCATAAATGCCTATACAAAACAAGGCTGCTGCCACTAGCAAAAAATATTCTAACTGCATTACTTTAATTACTGATTACTAATGTACGGGCGAACGACCCTTCGGGTTCTACAGTTTGCTTATGTCGGTGAGACCGCAAGTCGAGCATTCCCTTGCGCCTAACGGCGACGCGGGGTCTCGACCCACCGCAACTGTCTCACCCTTCGCCCCTAACTGATTAATAATTAACATTACTAATCTTGTTTATCGCTATCACTACTCAGAATTGCTAATTCACGGGGGCGTTCTGGCAAGGTGAAGCTAGTTGTAACAGTTTCTTTTGTTGCCAAGTATTCGGGAATCATATCACGACGAGCCAGAATAATTGCACCTACCATTGCCATCAAAAGCAGAACTGAAGCCAATTCAAAAGGCAATAAATAGTCACTAAAGAAATGCTCACCCAAAGCTACAACTGTATCAGTTACTTGAGGAGAGGTTGTGTCTAATGACCATGGCGTTACCAAAACCATTGTTCCCAAAAGCGCAAATAAGCCAAAGCAAACCACGGCAGTTGCTACTTTGCGAATTAAACGACCAGGAAGTTCGACATAGTCTTCTTGTTTATTCACTAGCATGATAGCGAACAAGATTAAAACGTTTACCGCGCCTACATAAACCAAAATTTGAGCGGCAGCTACAAAATCGGCATTTAGCAGGAGATATAAACCAGCAATGCTGATAAACACCCCAGCTAGCAAAAAAGCAGAATGAACGATTTTGGGTAAAAGAACAACTCCTAAAGCTGTCCCAATCATCATTACTGCCAAGATGCCAAAAGAAACTATCTGTACTCCTTCAGCTAAATTCACTTTTATCTCCTCTTTTTATAATTACTCGATCAACAAAAAAAATCCATGGTCAAAGACAAGGAAGAAATAATAACTTATTGGCTGTACATTTCTCTTATCCTTTATCCCTTATCCTTCCGTCTTAGCTTCCTCTTTGGGTTTTGCTGCTTCAATTTCCTTGAGGATATCTTCTGGACGTTTACCAGCCCGTTGCGCTCCTTTAGGTAACCCGTGAGGGTCAACTTCGCCTTTTGGTAGGTAAGCGAACTCTTTAAGAGGAGTTACCATCGGATCTTGAGTGACTTTATAGGGCAATCGTCCTAAAGCAACATTATCATAGTTAAGCTCGTGGCGATCGTAGGATGCTAGTTCATACTCTTCGGTCATAGAAAGACAGTTAGTAGGGCAGTATTCGACGCAGTTACCGCAGAAAATACAGACACCAAAATCAATACTGTAATGATCGAGCTTTTTCTTCTTGGCTTTTTTATCAAACTCCCAATCAACTACAGGAAGGTTTATAGGACAGACACGAACGCAAACCTCACAGGCAATACATTTATCAAATTCAAAGTGAATTCTGCCCCGATAGCGTTCGGAAGGAACTAGTTTTTCATAAGGATACTGAACTGTAACAGGACGACGCTGCATATGGTCGAAGGTAACAGATAGACCTTGACCAATATACTTTGCTGCTTGCCAACTTTCATTGGCGTAATCCTGTACTTGTTTGAGGACTTTAAACATAATTGTTTTAACTTTGCTCTAATATTTTTAGTTTAACTAACGCTCACAAATTGCTCTTCCCTAAATGGGCGGAGTAATCTATGACTAACCGCCAAATGCTATAGGAAAAGACAATTTTAAAGCAGCAGTAATCAAGAGATTAGCTAGAGAAACTGGTAATAAGAACTTCCAACCCAAATCTAATAGTTGGTCAATACGAACACGAGGTACAGTCCAGCGTAATAGGATGGCGATAAATACTAGGAAGTATGCTTTACTTAAGGTCATGATAATACCCAAAGAAGCAGTTAATACCTGTAGCCAGGGAGTAGTATCGGCAACACCAATCCAATCTGCCAAACGATCTAAAGGAACAAAAAATTCCCACCCACCTAAATAGAGAACAGCAAAAACTAATGCTGATAATACTAAGTTAACGTAAGAGCCTAGATAAAAGAGGGCAAATTTCATGCCTGAATATTCGGTTTGATAACCAGCAACTAATTCTTCTTCTGCTTCGGGTAAATCGAAAGGTAGACGTTCACACTCAGCCAAGGCTGCAATCCAAAAGATAATAAAGCCAACAGGTTGTCTCCAGATATTCCAGCCCAAAATACCATAGCCTGTCTGCTGATTTACAATATCTATTGTACTAAGACTATTAGACATCATAACGATCGCAAGTACAGATAAAGCCAAAGGAATTTCATAGCTAATAGACTGTGCTGCTGCTCTTAAGCCACCTAATAGTGAATACTTATTGTTAGAAGCATAACCAGCCATCAATAAGCCGATAGGGGCAATACTAGATAAAGAGATCCAGATAAAAATACCCACGTTTAGATCTGTAACCACCAAGTTTTGTCCAAAAGGAACGATAAGATAGGACAAAAACACAGGAATAACTACCAATATGGGTCCTATGGTAAATAACCAGGGGTCTGCTTTAGCAGGAATAACATCTTCTTTAAAAACTAATTTGATTCCGTCGGCGACTGGTTGTAATACTCCCAAAGGCCCTGCATATTCAGGCCCTATTCTTTGCTGGGCAGCAGCCGAAATTTTTCGCTCAAGCCAGACAACTACCAAAACTCCAACTGTTGCGCCGATTATCATTAAGATCATAGGCAAAGGTAGCCAAACAGCTTTAGCTAAACCAGCCGAAAGACCAAAATCTTGTAGAGTTTGCACAAAACTTCCTTGTAAATCGATTCCTGAGTTCATGTTTGTATATGATATTTAGATTAAGCTAATCTCAAACTATACTTATGAGCTTACGCAATTTTTAACGTTATCATTGATAGTATACCGTTGTCCGCTGGTCTATACCTTTTGTATTAGTTATAAAAACATAAAAGCAGCTAATGATCACCTCATCTAAACAAAAAGCTTGGTCAAAAGCGATCGCCACACCCGCTACGGAATTTGATTCTACTTTTCTATCAATCATTGAAGGAGAAATTCCCACCGACCTAAGAGGCACACTATATCGTAACGGTCCTGCTAGGTTGTCTAGAGGGCAACAACAAGTTGGACATTGGTTTGATGGCGATGGAGCTATTCTCAAGGTCGATTTTACTGATTCTGGAGCGACAGGGATGTATCGTTATGTACAAACCCAAGGTTATTCAAATGAGCAAAAAGAAGATGCTTTTATTTATCCTAACTATGGCATGACCGCAGCAGGTGCATTTTGGAATAATTGGTTCAAGCCACTTAAAAATGCTGCTAATACCTCAGTTTTGGCACTACCCGACCGTTTATTAGCTCTTTGGGAAGGTGGCAAGCCTCATGCTCTAGATTTAAATACTTTAGCTACTATTGGCACGGATACTCTATCGGGTCTAGAAAAGAAACAACCTTTTTCGGCACACCCAAAAGTTGACCCCGTGACAGGCAAAATATTTAATCACGGAGTTAGTGGAGGAGCAAACAGCACTCTCAATCTTTATCGTTGCGACTCTACAGGTAAACTTGAGCAGCAAAATTCTCACACTCTGTCTGGACTGCCTTTAATCCATGACTTTTGTTTTGCAGGTGAGTATTTGGTCTTTTTAGTTTCTCCTGTAAGAGCTAATCTTATGCCTGTTGCCCTAGGACAAAAAAGCTATAGTGATTCCCTTGAATGGAAACCTGAATTAGGCACAGAGATTTTAATTTTTGCCAAAGACGATTTATCTTTAGTCAGTCAGGGTAAAACCGATCCCTGGTTTCAGTGGCACTTTGCCAACGGCTATGTCAACAATGAAGGAAATATCGTCACTGAATTTACCCGCTTTGAAAACCTAGACACCAACCAGTATCTAAAGGAAGTAGCATCTGGCTACACCGAAACTCCCTCCAAAGGAACTTTATGGTCACTTACTATCCATCCTCAAACTGCCGAGGTAATTAATAATAAACAGATATCGG
This DNA window, taken from Pleurocapsa sp. FMAR1, encodes the following:
- the nuoH gene encoding NADH-quinone oxidoreductase subunit NuoH gives rise to the protein MNSGIDLQGSFVQTLQDFGLSAGLAKAVWLPLPMILMIIGATVGVLVVVWLERKISAAAQQRIGPEYAGPLGVLQPVADGIKLVFKEDVIPAKADPWLFTIGPILVVIPVFLSYLIVPFGQNLVVTDLNVGIFIWISLSSIAPIGLLMAGYASNNKYSLLGGLRAAAQSISYEIPLALSVLAIVMMSNSLSTIDIVNQQTGYGILGWNIWRQPVGFIIFWIAALAECERLPFDLPEAEEELVAGYQTEYSGMKFALFYLGSYVNLVLSALVFAVLYLGGWEFFVPLDRLADWIGVADTTPWLQVLTASLGIIMTLSKAYFLVFIAILLRWTVPRVRIDQLLDLGWKFLLPVSLANLLITAALKLSFPIAFGG
- a CDS encoding IS1-like element transposase encodes the protein MVRNGKTGQAKQLYLRQNQECLRGTFIADYTNHGYKPEVKQKIIEMAVNGSEIRNTARVLSISTHTLMKELKKAVRPR
- a CDS encoding glutathione S-transferase family protein — translated: MTTTPLTWQQLSELTDFKLDTVNGLTNSQATLRLFCQTEADIRVTLYRDNHAWCPYCQKIWLWLEEKRIPYRIKKITMFCYGKKESWYKQQVPSGMLPALELDGQIITESDDILIALEQAFGVLYLGMQDPKVLPLRRLERLLFRAWCSWLCQRAIFPGQEKNSRQQFIEAIGLVEEAIANTPSPYFLAEFSTADVIFTPYVERMNASLYYYKGYSIRDENSRMSAWFEAMESRTTYRGTQSDFHTHVHDLPPQMGGCYANCESQTLLNQEKVDRGSWFGLPDVTYPEPETSRAEALQRVIKHRHNIIKVNPADDRLFDEALRCALTNMMTGKTCTPPLGSDVALRYLRDRINVPRDMSIYAAKRLRSALEDTAALVGDRQPELIPVRHRYDQNPVNFAFG
- a CDS encoding four helix bundle protein, yielding MNLHTTGEWNMLPRTLRPPPSQREVEALQSLKHFLTPKRAVQRATAETFRGSRPTALTRNIAEGYGRQNQKEYLRFLRIALGSARELNTQLIISLRVELTKSNYIESVLKDSDEIQRLLVTTISKVSN
- a CDS encoding NADH-quinone oxidoreductase subunit J — its product is MNLAEGVQIVSFGILAVMMIGTALGVVLLPKIVHSAFLLAGVFISIAGLYLLLNADFVAAAQILVYVGAVNVLILFAIMLVNKQEDYVELPGRLIRKVATAVVCFGLFALLGTMVLVTPWSLDTTSPQVTDTVVALGEHFFSDYLLPFELASVLLLMAMVGAIILARRDMIPEYLATKETVTTSFTLPERPRELAILSSDSDKQD
- the ndhI gene encoding NAD(P)H-quinone oxidoreductase subunit I, translating into MFKVLKQVQDYANESWQAAKYIGQGLSVTFDHMQRRPVTVQYPYEKLVPSERYRGRIHFEFDKCIACEVCVRVCPINLPVVDWEFDKKAKKKKLDHYSIDFGVCIFCGNCVEYCPTNCLSMTEEYELASYDRHELNYDNVALGRLPYKVTQDPMVTPLKEFAYLPKGEVDPHGLPKGAQRAGKRPEDILKEIEAAKPKEEAKTEG
- a CDS encoding VanZ family protein, with the translated sequence MIALLNFIRRYWISTTLFILTIITVLSLRPLSQLPAVPGSDKIHHFIAYGVLMLPTALRKPKYWLMIGVFFVCWSGVIELLQPYVNRYCEFKDLVANVIGLISGLLVAKLIKWLLPNSLDSK
- a CDS encoding type II toxin-antitoxin system PemK/MazF family toxin translates to MSSEDFPRQRQVYLSKTLKQFGDIKKRPVVVVSIDIRNQYSFTVLVVSFSSDTSDAANPSRVLIDQAEGGLNAKSVAMCDVMTNIKKRYLERRPHGEMTPSSFARIQRAIQIAIGIY
- a CDS encoding carotenoid oxygenase family protein, encoding MITSSKQKAWSKAIATPATEFDSTFLSIIEGEIPTDLRGTLYRNGPARLSRGQQQVGHWFDGDGAILKVDFTDSGATGMYRYVQTQGYSNEQKEDAFIYPNYGMTAAGAFWNNWFKPLKNAANTSVLALPDRLLALWEGGKPHALDLNTLATIGTDTLSGLEKKQPFSAHPKVDPVTGKIFNHGVSGGANSTLNLYRCDSTGKLEQQNSHTLSGLPLIHDFCFAGEYLVFLVSPVRANLMPVALGQKSYSDSLEWKPELGTEILIFAKDDLSLVSQGKTDPWFQWHFANGYVNNEGNIVTEFTRFENLDTNQYLKEVASGYTETPSKGTLWSLTIHPQTAEVINNKQISDAAGEFPLVAPSKIGQDWRYTYLNVHRYGVKPGQELFNAIACFDRYTGNMAITDMGDNCYPSEPILVSRQDDSEHGWLITVVFDGNTDRSEVRIYQSDRLFELPVCRLALPSVIPHSFHGTWRQK
- the nuoK gene encoding NADH-quinone oxidoreductase subunit NuoK; amino-acid sequence: MQLEYFLLVAAALFCIGIYGLITSRNAVRVLMSIELMLNAVNLNLVGFSNYLDPSNIRGQVFSVFVITVAAAEAAVGLAIVLAIYRNRDTIDMEQFNLLKW
- a CDS encoding MOSC domain-containing protein, producing the protein MSSVNPYVARLFIYPIKSLDSVAVDHVTVLKSGALKGDRTWAIFDQNDNFVNGKRNQKIHALRSEFDLATNVLSLRIRGTQTVTFNLQQEPEAVCSWLEKYFAFPVKIKQNLSMGFPDDTVSPGATIVSTATLEAIASWYPELNTEDIRRRFRANIEIAGVPAFWEDRLFTTPEQTVKFKVGNVEFMGVNPCQRCVVITRDPETGKSYPKFQKTFIDQRKKTLPEWAERSHFNHFFRLAINTRLPATEAGKVIEIGDIAVQS